The Lonsdalea populi genome window below encodes:
- a CDS encoding YdbH family protein, whose product MIKHFLPRVGLGLGAIALVILIGGLTLPLWLPRLLTFLAPLGVTVTLDEPPSWQQDGLTVPGVAIHLPQCDLLTVDNGRLTRQNGNWRIRIANVALDGSCLAQWPQSADSASETAMSLSKWQRRLPAGEVIIDRMTLTPWLDGVSALHLTSRDGKQSLNIDNERLKLQADLVGWTLTLRRAELTALPNRPPLWIQGEVQLSDSLTSLPESGRLQVSRLPFDLPEPVIATLNWQDSQGELRVAKEADTSPLLSLPWRVSADAITVSEGRWTWPYSAQPVSGGLSLALRDWHQIYGPPQLEARANMLTQGHNGRANAVLTLGPGSLGLSDSNLRIQLAGQANLANLSFSATLPGVLRGALLDPDLVLLPGSLLRAWGQPQPGLTLEDARWPLAGIVVNTQGVSGRLQAIVKANDAYWGRFNLHMDGKADRFWPDNGVWNWRYWGKGQLPPLQGRWDIAGRGRWEDALLEVSTLSSGLNQLRYGAMTVAKPRLTLVQPLRWQRDRAQDAFAGAFRLVADRIAFSSAGALPPAELNVQVQGEHPNHFLWRGALQAKEIGPVKLVGRWDGERLRGSGWWPPQSLRVFQPLLPPDWKIKLRRGQFYGQGAFSAARVQGFRVGGHWVVKNGSAWLNGGDVSGVDFVLPYRYADPRWQLGISRPVSLRIAELNSGFRIQNIQADVFGAYPYSERHPLTLDGVEMDLLRGKVSLTPLRFPQRDAALLRMDGVETSELMTAIKVKKVALSGRISGVLPINFNHPTMLVQNGRVTNDGALTLRLDKDLADEVAQSDMVSAALVRWLRYLEIDHSDATLQLSNQGELLMKSSISGHNSPRDARQQVDLNYRHQENLFQLWRSLRWGDTIQNALEQRSTQ is encoded by the coding sequence ATGATTAAACATTTTCTACCTCGCGTGGGCCTTGGGCTGGGTGCTATCGCGCTGGTGATACTGATCGGCGGGTTGACGTTGCCGCTGTGGCTGCCCCGTTTGCTGACCTTTCTGGCGCCGCTTGGCGTCACGGTAACGTTGGATGAACCGCCTTCCTGGCAACAGGACGGACTCACCGTGCCGGGCGTCGCCATACACTTACCCCAATGTGATTTACTGACCGTCGATAATGGCCGCCTGACGAGACAAAACGGCAACTGGCGTATTCGTATCGCAAACGTGGCGCTGGACGGAAGCTGTCTCGCGCAGTGGCCGCAAAGTGCGGACTCTGCCTCAGAGACGGCAATGAGTTTGTCGAAATGGCAGCGGCGTCTGCCCGCCGGCGAGGTGATCATAGACCGTATGACGCTGACGCCGTGGCTGGATGGCGTCAGCGCGCTGCATCTCACTTCTCGTGATGGGAAGCAATCACTGAACATCGATAATGAACGTCTGAAGCTACAGGCCGACCTCGTCGGCTGGACATTGACACTGCGACGTGCGGAGTTGACCGCGCTGCCCAATCGCCCGCCGCTGTGGATACAAGGCGAAGTACAGCTTTCAGATTCGCTGACGAGCCTTCCGGAATCGGGCCGTTTGCAGGTAAGCCGACTGCCGTTCGATTTACCGGAGCCGGTGATAGCGACGCTAAACTGGCAGGATTCTCAGGGAGAGCTGAGGGTAGCGAAAGAGGCGGACACATCGCCGTTGTTGAGTCTGCCGTGGCGCGTCAGCGCGGACGCTATCACCGTCAGCGAGGGGCGCTGGACGTGGCCGTACAGCGCGCAGCCGGTCTCAGGCGGATTATCGTTGGCGCTGCGCGACTGGCACCAGATATATGGACCGCCCCAACTTGAGGCGCGGGCCAATATGTTGACGCAGGGCCACAACGGCCGCGCCAACGCTGTATTGACGTTAGGGCCGGGTTCGCTCGGGCTCAGCGACAGCAATTTGCGTATCCAACTGGCCGGACAGGCCAATCTGGCGAATCTGTCCTTTTCAGCCACGCTGCCGGGCGTGCTGCGCGGCGCGTTGCTGGATCCCGATCTGGTCTTGCTACCCGGCTCTCTGCTCCGCGCCTGGGGACAGCCCCAGCCGGGCCTGACGTTGGAAGATGCGCGCTGGCCGCTGGCCGGGATCGTGGTCAATACGCAAGGCGTGAGCGGACGTCTGCAGGCGATTGTCAAAGCCAATGACGCCTACTGGGGACGCTTCAACCTGCATATGGACGGCAAAGCGGATCGCTTCTGGCCGGACAACGGTGTCTGGAACTGGCGCTACTGGGGAAAAGGACAGTTGCCTCCGTTGCAAGGGCGGTGGGATATCGCCGGTCGCGGTCGCTGGGAAGACGCATTGCTGGAAGTCAGCACCTTATCCAGCGGGTTGAACCAGCTGCGTTACGGTGCGATGACCGTCGCCAAACCCCGACTGACGTTGGTGCAGCCGTTGCGATGGCAGCGAGATCGGGCGCAGGATGCGTTCGCGGGTGCGTTCCGGTTAGTCGCTGACCGTATCGCATTCAGCTCTGCCGGTGCATTACCGCCCGCCGAGCTGAACGTTCAGGTGCAGGGCGAACATCCCAATCATTTCCTGTGGCGCGGCGCGTTGCAGGCCAAAGAGATCGGGCCGGTTAAACTGGTCGGGCGCTGGGACGGCGAGCGCCTGCGTGGCAGCGGCTGGTGGCCGCCGCAATCGTTGCGCGTATTCCAGCCTTTGCTGCCGCCGGACTGGAAAATCAAGCTGCGCCGCGGGCAGTTTTACGGACAGGGCGCGTTTTCTGCGGCCCGCGTACAGGGTTTTCGCGTCGGCGGTCACTGGGTGGTCAAAAATGGCAGCGCCTGGCTCAACGGCGGCGACGTCAGCGGCGTAGACTTCGTTCTGCCTTATCGCTATGCCGATCCGCGTTGGCAACTGGGGATTTCGCGACCGGTCTCGTTGCGTATCGCCGAGTTGAACAGCGGATTCCGGATACAGAATATCCAGGCCGATGTGTTTGGCGCGTATCCCTACAGCGAACGACACCCGCTCACACTGGACGGGGTAGAGATGGACCTGCTGCGCGGGAAGGTTTCTCTGACGCCGCTGCGTTTCCCGCAGCGTGATGCGGCGCTGCTGAGAATGGACGGAGTTGAAACCAGTGAACTGATGACCGCGATCAAAGTGAAAAAGGTGGCGTTGTCCGGCCGCATCAGCGGCGTATTGCCGATCAATTTCAATCATCCGACGATGCTGGTGCAGAACGGCCGCGTGACCAACGACGGCGCGTTAACGCTGAGACTGGATAAGGATCTCGCGGATGAAGTGGCGCAGAGCGATATGGTCAGCGCCGCGCTGGTGCGCTGGCTGCGCTATCTGGAAATTGACCATTCGGATGCGACGCTGCAACTGAGCAATCAGGGGGAACTGTTGATGAAATCCTCTATCAGCGGCCATAATTCGCCGCGAGATGCTCGGCAGCAGGTCGATCTGAACTATCGTCATCAGGAAAATCTGTTCCAGCTATGGCGTAGCCTGCGCTGGGGCGACACGATTCAGAACGCGCTTGAGCAGCGGTCAACCCAATAA
- a CDS encoding FMN-dependent NADH-azoreductase, whose product MKKVLVLKSSILADDSQSNQMADHFVAEWQAAHPDDAITVRDLAAQPIPVLDGELVGALRPSETPLTPRQQEALTLSNTLVDELQSHDLIVINAPMYNFNISTQLKNYFDFIARAGVTFRYTEQGPEGLVKGKRALVLTSRGGIHKDTASDLVAPYLKLMLGFIGITDVEFVFAEGIGYGPEVAQKALQDAKAQLTQRAFA is encoded by the coding sequence ATGAAGAAAGTACTAGTGCTGAAATCCAGCATTCTGGCGGATGACTCTCAGTCTAACCAAATGGCTGACCATTTTGTTGCAGAGTGGCAGGCGGCGCACCCCGATGACGCCATCACCGTGCGCGATCTGGCCGCACAGCCGATACCCGTTCTGGACGGCGAGCTGGTCGGTGCGCTCCGCCCCTCAGAAACGCCGCTGACGCCGCGTCAACAGGAAGCGCTGACGTTATCCAATACGCTGGTCGACGAACTGCAGTCTCATGACCTCATTGTGATCAACGCGCCGATGTACAACTTCAACATTTCGACGCAGTTGAAAAACTATTTCGATTTTATCGCCCGCGCCGGCGTGACGTTCCGTTATACCGAGCAAGGCCCTGAAGGTCTGGTGAAAGGAAAACGCGCTCTGGTGCTGACCAGCCGCGGCGGCATCCACAAAGACACCGCGAGCGATCTGGTCGCGCCGTATCTGAAGCTGATGTTGGGCTTTATCGGCATCACCGACGTCGAATTCGTGTTTGCCGAAGGCATTGGCTACGGCCCGGAAGTCGCTCAGAAAGCCTTGCAGGACGCGAAGGCCCAGCTCACTCAACGGGCCTTCGCGTAA
- the ttcA gene encoding tRNA 2-thiocytidine(32) synthetase TtcA, translated as MSEIESVTPKQQYNLNKLQKRLRRNVGEAIAAFNMIEDGDRIMVCLSGGKDSYTMLEILRNLQQSAPIQFSLVAVNLDQKQPGFPEHVLPEYLDSLGVEYKIVEENTYGIVKEKVPEGKTTCSLCSRLRRGILYRTATELGATKIALGHHRDDILQTLFLNMFYGGKLKGMPPKLMSDDGKHVVIRPLAYCREKDIERFAEAKHFPIIPCNLCGSQPNLQRQVIKDLLRDWDKRYPGRIETMFTAIQNVVPSHLADETLFDFKSITHNSEVVDGGDLAFDRETIPLQPLGWQPEDDEIAPPADQRLDVVEVK; from the coding sequence ATGTCAGAAATTGAATCGGTGACGCCCAAACAGCAGTACAACCTGAATAAACTCCAGAAGCGCTTACGCCGCAACGTGGGCGAGGCCATCGCCGCGTTCAACATGATCGAAGACGGCGACCGCATCATGGTGTGCCTCTCCGGCGGCAAAGACAGCTACACCATGCTGGAAATATTGCGCAACCTGCAGCAGAGCGCGCCGATTCAGTTTTCTCTGGTCGCCGTGAATCTGGACCAGAAACAGCCGGGGTTTCCGGAACATGTGCTGCCGGAGTATCTCGACAGCCTGGGCGTCGAGTACAAAATCGTTGAAGAAAATACCTATGGCATCGTCAAAGAGAAGGTTCCCGAAGGGAAAACCACCTGTTCGCTGTGCTCGCGTCTGCGACGCGGCATTTTGTACCGCACCGCCACCGAACTCGGAGCGACCAAGATTGCGCTCGGGCATCATCGCGACGATATTTTGCAGACCCTGTTCCTGAACATGTTTTACGGCGGTAAGCTCAAAGGTATGCCGCCCAAGCTGATGAGCGACGACGGTAAACACGTGGTGATCCGCCCGTTGGCCTACTGCCGAGAAAAGGATATCGAGCGCTTCGCCGAGGCGAAACACTTCCCCATTATCCCCTGTAATCTATGCGGTTCGCAGCCCAACCTGCAACGTCAGGTAATTAAAGATCTGCTGCGTGACTGGGATAAACGCTATCCGGGACGCATCGAAACCATGTTTACCGCCATACAGAACGTCGTGCCGTCCCATCTGGCCGACGAAACGCTGTTCGATTTCAAATCCATTACCCACAACAGCGAAGTGGTGGACGGCGGCGATCTGGCGTTCGATCGAGAAACAATCCCCCTACAGCCGCTAGGCTGGCAGCCTGAGGATGACGAGATAGCGCCTCCCGCCGATCAGCGGTTGGATGTCGTCGAAGTCAAATAA
- a CDS encoding putative hemolysin encodes MKVWQGMLAGIMLVLAGCGSSEKAAEKNAVVPAEAVRLSAQEMTAWQGKDSAAASCTLAGGKIGLARQLNGASVGTCLLTNGRRCDAQSLEDGSCLAGGLR; translated from the coding sequence ATGAAAGTGTGGCAGGGGATGTTGGCAGGGATAATGCTGGTGCTGGCCGGGTGCGGCAGCAGCGAAAAAGCGGCGGAAAAGAACGCGGTCGTGCCGGCAGAGGCCGTCAGGTTATCCGCGCAGGAGATGACTGCCTGGCAGGGTAAGGATTCGGCGGCGGCGTCTTGTACGCTGGCCGGTGGTAAAATTGGCCTAGCTCGTCAACTCAACGGCGCCAGCGTGGGAACGTGTCTGCTGACCAACGGACGTCGCTGCGACGCCCAGTCGCTGGAAGATGGCTCCTGCCTGGCCGGTGGATTACGCTAG
- the zntB gene encoding zinc transporter ZntB, translated as MVRNAKIVIKVSQWERPVEADVFNGNALQRTGAVFSYQLDGKGGVVPIHDEEIVNNTQPCWLHLDSTHPESSRWLQETRLLPDTVRNALSGESARPRVSRLGEGTLITLRSINYNGDARPDELVALRIYITDKLIVSTRRRKVAAIDAVMSDLKEGNGPTDSSSWLVYIAEALTDDTSEFIDQLHERIIDLEDALLEQEMPARGELSLIRKQLIVLRRYMTPQRDIFSRLSGEKLFWLQDDDRRRMLEIAERLGRGLEDLDGSIARTAVIADEINTLMAESMNRRTYNMSVLAMLFLPMTFLTGLFGVNLGGIPGSGSSIGFISFCMMLVFMVLIIAWWLKRSKWM; from the coding sequence ATGGTCAGAAACGCTAAGATAGTGATCAAGGTGAGTCAATGGGAGAGACCGGTGGAAGCAGACGTGTTTAATGGAAACGCATTGCAGCGCACGGGCGCCGTATTTTCTTATCAGTTGGATGGAAAAGGCGGCGTCGTCCCTATCCATGATGAAGAAATCGTCAACAACACTCAGCCCTGCTGGTTGCATCTGGACTCTACCCACCCTGAGAGCAGCCGCTGGCTGCAGGAAACCCGGCTGTTGCCGGACACGGTGCGCAACGCGCTGTCCGGAGAAAGCGCGCGGCCCCGCGTGAGTCGGCTGGGAGAAGGCACGCTGATCACGCTGCGCAGCATTAATTACAATGGAGACGCGCGGCCGGATGAGCTGGTGGCGCTCCGTATTTACATCACCGACAAACTGATTGTCTCGACTCGCCGCCGCAAGGTGGCGGCTATCGATGCCGTGATGAGCGATCTAAAAGAGGGTAACGGCCCGACAGACAGCAGCAGCTGGCTGGTTTACATCGCCGAGGCGCTGACCGACGATACCAGCGAGTTTATCGACCAGCTTCACGAACGCATCATCGATCTGGAAGATGCGTTGCTGGAGCAGGAGATGCCGGCGCGCGGCGAGCTCTCTCTGATCCGCAAACAGCTGATTGTCCTGCGCCGCTACATGACGCCGCAGCGCGATATTTTTTCTCGTCTGTCGGGTGAAAAATTGTTCTGGCTGCAGGATGACGACCGCCGCCGGATGCTGGAAATTGCCGAACGGTTGGGAAGAGGGTTGGAAGACCTGGACGGCAGCATTGCCCGCACCGCGGTCATCGCGGATGAGATCAACACCCTGATGGCGGAGTCGATGAACCGGCGGACGTATAACATGTCGGTGCTGGCAATGCTGTTTCTACCGATGACCTTTCTGACCGGGCTGTTTGGCGTCAATCTGGGGGGGATCCCCGGCTCAGGCAGTTCGATTGGATTTATCTCTTTCTGCATGATGCTGGTCTTTATGGTGCTGATAATTGCCTGGTGGTTAAAACGAAGCAAATGGATGTAG
- a CDS encoding 2-hydroxyacid dehydrogenase, translated as MKLAVYSTKQYDRKYLDRVNQGYGYQMEYYDFMLSPQTVKTAEGFDAVCIFVNDDGGREVLTELAALGVKIVALRCAGFNNVDLDAATALGIAVVYVPAYSPEAVAEHTVGMMMSLNRRIHRAYQRTRDANFSLEGLIGFNMHRRTAGIIGTGKIGVATLRILKGFGMRLLAFDPYPNPQARELGAEYVDLKTLYAESDVISLHCPITPENHHLLNEAAFAQMKDGVMVINTSRGGLIDSQAAIDALKQQKIGALGLDVYENERALFFSDNSNDVVQDDVFRRLSACHNVLFTGHQAFLTEEALTSIAGTTLQSLHQISLREVCPFALT; from the coding sequence ATGAAACTGGCTGTCTACAGCACCAAACAGTATGACCGTAAATATTTGGACCGGGTTAATCAGGGCTACGGCTACCAGATGGAGTACTACGATTTCATGCTGAGTCCACAGACGGTGAAAACCGCTGAGGGATTTGATGCCGTGTGTATTTTCGTCAACGACGACGGCGGACGCGAGGTGCTGACCGAACTGGCCGCGCTCGGCGTGAAGATAGTGGCTCTGCGCTGCGCCGGTTTCAATAACGTCGATCTCGACGCCGCCACAGCGCTGGGGATCGCGGTGGTTTACGTGCCAGCTTATTCGCCCGAAGCCGTGGCGGAGCATACCGTCGGTATGATGATGAGCCTCAACCGACGGATCCACCGCGCCTATCAGCGCACACGCGATGCTAATTTTTCCTTGGAAGGGCTGATCGGTTTTAATATGCATCGGCGCACCGCGGGGATCATCGGTACGGGAAAAATCGGGGTGGCGACGCTGCGCATCCTGAAAGGATTTGGCATGCGCCTGCTGGCGTTCGATCCCTATCCCAATCCGCAGGCAAGAGAGTTAGGGGCGGAATATGTCGATCTGAAAACGCTGTACGCGGAATCGGACGTCATTTCCCTGCATTGCCCCATCACGCCGGAGAATCATCATTTGCTCAACGAAGCCGCATTTGCGCAGATGAAGGACGGCGTAATGGTCATCAATACCAGCCGGGGCGGGTTGATTGATTCACAGGCCGCGATCGACGCCCTCAAACAGCAAAAAATCGGCGCGCTGGGACTGGATGTTTACGAGAACGAACGCGCACTGTTCTTTAGCGACAACTCGAACGATGTCGTTCAGGATGACGTTTTTCGTCGGCTCTCCGCCTGCCATAACGTGCTGTTCACGGGACATCAGGCTTTTCTGACGGAGGAAGCGCTGACCAGCATTGCGGGCACCACGCTGCAAAGCTTGCATCAGATTAGCCTCCGCGAAGTCTGCCCGTTCGCGCTGACCTAA
- a CDS encoding YnbE family lipoprotein → MMYDRRAALWLTALVLTGCTPRIEVTAPETPITINMNVKIDHDIHIKADPEATQLLEKSDTDVAEQIKKSAPTGAQKE, encoded by the coding sequence ATGATGTATGACAGACGAGCCGCTTTATGGCTGACCGCCCTTGTTCTGACCGGTTGTACGCCGCGCATTGAAGTGACCGCGCCGGAGACACCGATCACCATCAACATGAATGTGAAGATCGATCACGATATTCACATCAAGGCGGATCCAGAAGCCACGCAACTGCTGGAAAAGTCGGATACCGACGTTGCGGAGCAGATAAAAAAAAGCGCGCCTACTGGCGCGCAGAAAGAGTAG